Within Cyprinus carpio isolate SPL01 chromosome A11, ASM1834038v1, whole genome shotgun sequence, the genomic segment attattatattaatttattatcaatcaattattatatttattaaataacaaatatatttctgtaattaattgtttagatttttataatgcattatcttcttgtcaatccaccagttcacatttacaactctgcTTGTTTGcatgggttgattttcacatttGTCTGAACAAAAACACCAGAAGGGctgattgaaaatgcaaattcatactCTGCCAGCACATGGCACTTTTAGAACtgcagaaatatagtggtttccctggtaaccGCAGTACACACAGCAGAGCAGCACCTGACTTTGaaagtttaataatcacattaagccatatcacaattcttgtctttccgtccacaaatttaagacctctttaaatcacaattaaaggtgctgtatgtaggattgacacggagtggttgaactaggtattgcagtccaaattcaaaatattggagagggtttttttcacctggcacctcctcctcagacttgacgcacatgcaggctgccagattgacgacaccaacaggaacgactgcacttgacgatgaacaaaattaaataagctgtgttttctgccaactggcaacccagggtgctgaaatacaattgggcaAAGTGGGAGGGTTTCACAAacaccgacattccggcccagaacgcacattttcaaaggagtattactgactgtagcattgtttttcagataaacaagtatgttaacttaacatgtttcttaaatatctgcaaacatattatggtatttttataatttagtagagtcaaaatcttacacaCAGCACTTTTAAGACTTAATtgtaaaagtctttttaaaaacgAGTGGAAACCCTAAATGAATTCTGCAAAGAAAGACCTACAGCCTGTTCTGACTTACTCCTATACCTTTCAATAAAAGTTTCAATACTTTCAATAAAAGTTCTCTTGTAGCTGATGATCCAAAATCTATTTTCTATAAACTTCAATCAATAAATACTTAACAGAGCCCATAACGCtactctgaaaaaaagaaaaaaaaatttaaaataaaaaaaacctcaagATAATACATCCattatcaaaaatacattcaCCCTTATTAAATACaatcaaaatacacttttaaaataaatatacagtcatgagcaaaaatatgggcacccttagtaaatatgatcaaaggaggctgtgaaaattaatctgcattgttaatccttttgatcttttatttgaaaaattcacaaaaatctaacctttcattggataataagaatttaaattgGGGGGGaacatcattatgaaataaatgtttttctcaaatacatgttaGACATACatgttaattttcacagcctcctttgatcatatttaccaagggggcccaTATTTTTGCCCATGACTGTACACAGTtctcattcatttaaattttagcacATCCATCAAAAATGGTACAGACCAACAGCCTTCTCTCTTGCTCTGgtttattacatacatacatacacacacacatatatatatatatatatatatatatatatatatatatatatatatatatacaccacatacatatatatatatatatatatatatatacacacacacacacatttacagttatttatatataaaaatatatagacttcAAATTATCCTTCAAACTGTTTCAAACAAGGATTTATCAAGCCAACATTCAAATTTTGTCttgattaacatttaatttagtgATCTTTAACAATAGAAAGTGGATTAGAATAGTGCTGCTTCAAGTAATGACTAGTAATGTCACCCTTACAAAAGCTGTTGGGGTCTGAGCTTGGGTGAATCCCTGAATGCTGCCCATTGGATTTAATCAAAGGGCGCTGATCACTTTCATCTAAACTTTGAACTGATTTTCAAAGTATTTTCAAAACCAACAGAGTTACGAAAAGGACTGTACACATACTTTATATCAGATTAGTGTTTTTGCTAAAAttgcacaattattattatgcattaattattaaCCAAACAACTGCCTGGTTTCTGTTACCACTAGTTACTATTTTGATGACTGTGTTGATAAAATGGCAGTTGTTTATGTAATAAACCATGAAATTATCATTAGAGGCTGTAGTTTATTTAGCATGTCCCTTATTGTAATGTTAAGCCACAACCTCTCAGCATACTGTAAATGACATCTTAAATGTCTTAGTGAATGTGTTTAGTTATGCTTACATGGCCTTTCAGATAGTGTTACCTCAGCCAGTCATAGCACTCACTGAAGCGTTTAGAGAAATCTTGTTGTTGTTGCTGGCTCAGTGTCTGACCCTTCACATGCACTCTTTTTTAGAAACCACCAAGTACACGTGATGTTTCTGCAGCTACAGATCTATGCCGATATCTATCATGGGAACCATTCAGCTAAGAGTTTATTTACATCAACATAAGACATCCAGACTAAACTGCATCATGAATTCCAGCACAAGGTCAAGAGGAGAAAATAGTTTTTGTAATGTACTGCTTCCCTGATTACGGAGTGAAGTACATTTTATAtgcaacattcaaaaataaatacattcataatatATTGTTGTTATGTTGTACAATGTGTAGGACAATAAAGTGcatcataaaatatttaacaaaatgtttttaaaaatgtatttgaatctGGGAACGCAAACTTTCATCTCTGGGATGAAAAACATAATATAgataaatttaagatttttttttaatgtttattaattaaacttGAACCACATTATAATAACAGAATAAACACATGGGGAAAATTGTCCATTAAAACAATATACTATTCTGCACACTGGAGGATAAAGTCATCCTATACATGCAAGTATATCATTGTTATTATAGAGGTAATCAAACTCTTTGACAGCATGCTTTGAAAAGATTTAACATAAGATTATAATACAAATGTCCAGCTTCTCATCTGTGTTAACTGCTTTCATCCCAGAAATTAATGCATGTGTAACATTCAATGATTGACAGTAACATGCATGCACTAAAGCTCACCAGAAGGACAACGCATCTTGTTTCACCTTTTGCGTTCCTGTATAGAGATTATTCTCCTTATATACACGATTTCAAAACAAACCGAGACGCAAATACACAATAAAAGAGTTTAAAGAGCAGAACACTAGATTAACCAATTGACTGTATTGTTAATCTCTTGCGGTGCAGCTAGCTAATCTTTAATGCTATTTTGCTAAAAGCAAAGGCTAACATTAGGGCTCATGTGTCCGATTGTTACATACCTCGGTCCCTATATTCGGTTTTTGTTAGCTACAGACCATTGTTTCCCTTGGGTCATGGTGAAATGCAAAACATGAATCAACAACAGAGACTGTCGCGTGCATTTGTATCAGTTTCGCCGTTCAAGGGGATGTTACATTGTAACAGGTTGGAGGAAGCAGATAAGGCTTGTTATTGGCCGATCCGTGGTCACATGTACAAATGAAAGCTGTAAAGCACAGCTGAAGCGCGATGAGCGCATGTGAGGAAATAGGACTGAAGTTGAACACTCGAGGCACAGCAGCTTTGGACCCTGCATGGCTGAGTTTCATGTTAAGTGTTATTGACTCATCTTAAGCATGTACTTCATCTTCTTGAAATAATGAACTGAAGTACTTACAAATAGAAATCACTGCCATTGCAAATGATGAAATCATATTTCATAAGGTAGTCACTAATGCAAACGCCATTGCCATTAGCTTATGTATAATAATCAAGACgactgtaatatataataaaataatatagtgcCCACATCAAActcaaatttgatatttttactataaattataagaataataatgtaTGAGTAGCACAAAGTTGAagtgaaaatttaaatttcaaaatgttttagtattatttgcttTAATGTCACCAGCACTCGTGTAAAACCTATTGTGTAAAAATCCCACTTGATTTGAAAATGATCCAAATAGCATCTTGTGTTTCAATCTAAGCaagaacataaacataaattaaattgtatgtgTAGACTTTTGAACTCCACTGTAAGCATATAATACAAGGCATGCCTGATCAATTTAGATAAATGCTTATGATCCTCTACCAGGGGTGTCTTGTAAGAAGCTTGGTGGAGCACATGGTAAAGCGCACAGTAGATTAACACACTAAGCTTTTGCTGAAGTGGTCTCACAATACTGCATGGCAAATGGCTATAACCCCACTGgttaattatttagtttaaaactacattttatctGAAAAGTGAATGCAATGCACACATGCAGCTAGTGGAAGACTGACCTAAACTggccttaaataaaaataaattaaaaaaatagatcgATTATTAGATCTGCTCATTTATACACATTGATTTTTTTGCAATCCAGCATTCACATGATGTCGCCTAGTGGTTGAAAAACAGAAGCGCTCCCACAAGAGGCTACCTTGCCAACTATGTAGAATATTATCTTGGGTGAATACTGAGAAGGGGTTGAATGTGTataatgatttctttctttctttctttctttttaagaaaatgtCTTTACAGAAATGTCCTTGACAATATCTTTATTTCTGTAACGTGCAAATATGtcaattcaatatttaaaaacaaaaagtaacaataattataatactgaACATTTAGATATAGGTACGCactttatgaaaataatataatttcgcATGATGAGACAAAGAGAAATCGAGTACGATAAAGAAGAAAGAAGATAAAGAATAGATAGGAAAAGAAAATATGCATGCTGTTTATGGCGTTAATGTTAAAATTGAAGACGCGCCATAAGCTAACATTACtatactttaaaacaaagaaatatcctttctgtaaaaagacagtaaacaTCAGTGGTCTATTCTATGTCCGAAGGAGTGACTTTACCGCTGAcatggagtgtctatttacaattaaagatatttgtattatttatgaaattttcaaTGTGAAtcgtaaatacatttaaaaaagagatGTAATCATTTGCCTTGTTTCTAATGAACATGGGTAAACATATACCACCTGATATTAAAAGAGTACAAACGGCCTATTTTCATTGCAACACTTCACAATGTTAAATGGATTCAGGGTATTTTCAGGGGGGGAAATGCTAGCCTATACTTGTCTATATCAACTGAAATTCACAAGAATTTCATAACGATGGTGAATATCGTATAAATCTGTAGTTGTCAATTCCAGTCCCTGTATAACACTGCTCTGTACAATTTGTAGgctatgtctctcttatctgacgcCCTcggttcagttcatggatctcccTTCATAACGAGctatgatctgaatcaggtgcgttaaataagagatacatacaaaatgtgcagagcagtggtacTCCAGgattggaattgagaaccactgctataaATTATTCACAATTGTTTTATCCATCATCTAATTATAGAAGCGCAAAATAAGAAACGTTTTCTATTTTCCATTCGGatacattataatgttaaaacGTTAACTGTGTGCCTACTGCACTTAAAAAGGATagttaaaacctttttttttttttttttgaactacattaggcctatagcctatattatatatattaacatttaaagtgCGTTGCATCAGCGCAAATAAAACACCGGCGCAATATTTACAAATTCTTTAAATTCTCGCAAGACATTTTTGCTGACGTGTTTTTAAAGACCCCAATCTCTTTGgtttgaatttaatataaaatgtaatagatAACCATGAAAGGCCTTATTGCTTAAAAATGTGATATGCAATTCTATGATAAGCTCATATATTTGTTTCGAGAggatttattcagtttaattttggCAAGACTTTCGTTTATGTTTTGCAAgtttaaatggaataaaaaagtatgtgcctctaatgtaatttaattatacattCTATTTCTTTGTTAAGCTTATAGACTGTACACAAGAACACTGCTGAAAGATATGCGATTAATCAGCAACAAATACACTTcgatactataaaaaaaaaaaatcttgtagaactcaagtgcaaaaaaaaaaaaatacatgtagaCGTACATGTATAAGACCTACAAAAAGTCTTCAAGTTCAGAAATGGAAGCATCGTCATAGAAAAAAGTGTAGTCTgttcaaatcattttttatatgaacggcttttttgtattttaggatAATATAATAGACAAGACCAAAAAGCATTACTGACCCGCTTTAAAAGTGAACTTATTCAAATGATCGAAGACATTTAAAAAGGATTCGCACGACAAGTTCAATATTTTGACTATGATTTTCCTCTTGATTTACAGAGGGTGCCCAAGCTTGCTGAGGAGGAGGTGTGGCGTTGTGCTAGACCTCCTTAAACTCAGATGTCCATGTTCCTGATTCAGAGCTCGGGTTGGTGCGGTAGGAACAGAAACAGGCTGCCCTTACTGGGCGGATCAGACTTCTCACTCCAGCTGCGTGGACAGGACCACACATTTCGGAACTCCtcaaaagaaaagcaaacaatTTCACTCGTATTTTGAGCGATCAAAGGTCGAGCTTCAGTCAAAGTCTTCTTTACGTATTTCAAAAGTTCTCCACAAACGTaaggatgtttttttaaatgatcatcgCATCTAAAAATCTGAATGGACGTTTATGCCTCGGTGCCTCACAAGGACATCTGAATCCTCAATGTGACCTCAAGGTTTCTACAAGCTTCCAGGAGGTTCGGAGAACATTTGctacatttaaactataatgaTGCAACATCCTTTGGAGATTGGGGCGCACTACTACCCCCCGGATGCCCATCCAGACCAAAGGTCTCACAGGTACAGGAGTTTCATGATTGAAGAGATTCTCACAGAGCACCCGGATCACAAGATATCAAGTCCCACTGGAGACCTTCTCAAATTTGGAGTACATGCCCTTTTGTCCGCCAGACCATACCACAACCACTTAGGTAAGTACCGTGACTTTTCAGTCAGTCGATATTTTGAGATCCGGCATGGGCAATCCCTTAATCTTAACCTTCTCTTAAAACAGGGACATTCAAATTGCACAGCCTCTCGATTTGCCTACTCAAAGAGAAAAGGCTCCACATTGTCTCTggatcaacacaaaacaaatcagaCATCTCAGATCGAAATATATGCAATGGACCGAGCAAGCTTATAAAAATTGCAAATGCACGTTCAGTTCAGGCCCCACTGCGTGCATTTTTTGCTTTTCTGTTGATGCTCCGGGAAAGAAAGTTCTTACCAGCccgtgctaaaaaaaaaaaaaaaaaaaaaaaaattaattcatgaCAATACAAAAGTGTTTTGCCGccttaaattgtaaaataaaataatagtggTGCCAAAGTTACAAATTGCATTGATACATTTATTGCACTTTTCAACAACTTTGAATTGAATTACAGATTAAGAAGATTCAGTTGAAACTGCAACAATCGACTAGAGAAGTTAAATGTTTGGAAATAAAGATGttgtaatgaaaacattttttacactgaGGAAGCATAATGCAGCTAATTTCGAGGCTGACGTTCAAATATTAATGTATGAGAAATAAGACTCAATTTTTAAATGATACCACCCGttatggatggatagatgtaaGCAAAAATTAATCTAAGGTTGCCATTTAAATAATCAGTCTGTTTATCGAAGATTTATAGTATCTTTCGTAAAAACCCTTTTGGATTCAAAAGCATATATAATTCAACTGTAGCAAACAGCTAAATTGATCAGGGAAACTGTTATATTATGTAACTGATATTATTTTATAAGCTTATGTAAACTTGCACATAAAATCCATTTTCAGTATGATGAACCATTACGGATCCATCcaaactctttttatttttttttattttttttttctaactgacATGAAAATGTCACTATCACCAAGCTGTAGTTCCGACTAGATTATCatgtctaacacacacacatacaattgtTTCAATTCCAGTCCTGAAAGCAGACCAGACCAGTATCCTTAAGTTTCCAGTGTCTCCTCTGTCCTGCTCGCTCGGGGCGCCGTTGGGCTCTGCGCTTCTGTCCGGACCTGCGGGTCTCCAGCTGGGCTCTTCATCCCATCATCTCCCGCTGGACCTCCATCTTCGGGGAAAACTCGACCCTGGAGCTGATTCAGTAAGCAAGACTAAGAAAGGAAGAAGAAGTAGGACTGTGTTTACCGAGCTACAGCTGATGGGCTTGGAAAAACGATTTGAGAAACAAAAGTATCTCTCAACTCCTGACAGGTAAACACGCTTTTAAAGTCAATTATTTTACGTATTTAAACCAATGTCAGTGTCACACTTTTTACCCAACTGAATTATTTTGCTATGACCATAATTATGGACCTACAGTTTACATGCAAAGAACATATTGGTGTTGTCTAAGAAATTACTTAGTGGACAACTTTCTCTTTTACAGAATAGACCTAGCAGAGTCTCTAGGCCTGAGTCAGCTTCAAGTCAAAACATGGTATCAAAACAGaagaatgaaatggaaaaaagtcGTAAGTTCTAATAATAGGCATAGAAATTATGATTCAACTGTCATACCTGTGACAATTTAAACTTATATGTACCGCTGTTGCTTTGAAGTGTTGCAAGGAGGAGGACTAGAATCTCCAACCAAACCCAAGGGCCGTCCAAAAAAGAACTCCATCCCCACCAGCGAACAGCTGTCGGAGCAGGAGAGGATACGAGAAGCGGACCGCTTATCCGACGGCGCTGCTTCTTCACTTTCTGATGTAAACCAAGAGGAATAAACGAGAACACCCCGATCCGTGCGAATACGTTTGTCTCCGGGACCAAACGGACCTATAATCGGCCACTATGGATCATTGTGCACCGATGCCTTTATGTTGGCACGTACACAGACCTAACCACTTGGCCTGATTTTATACTACCtatgttttgtctgtttgtttgattaCGCCAACTTTTGCGGGCCTCGAAAAGTCATAGTGAACTTTTTCCAGGGACTAGCGGTGGTTAGTAGTGAATGGTCTTTCTCTCAGCATTGAAGGCTGTGGTATCATGGACTTTTTTATCGGCATATATTGTGCTTTTTACGCTTTTCATTGGTATTtcataaatattctaaaaaaaaaaaaaaaaaaaattaaaatgtcaatttttcgaaGACTTGTGGCAACGTGACGTTTTTTCTTAAACATGGCACCATAAAAGACACAAATGACAGCAGCAAAgtcaaccataataataataataataataatacccatGAATAATGTAAAATTCTTCGTTGCGGTTTTTCGTTTCATGCTGTGTCAGATTCTTGCCCCATAGCTCTGAGGCTATTCGAATGCGGGCTGCATGTGTAATTTTATGCAGAATTGTTTATGGCCTAACTGAGCCTCATCACACCGCGCATTCAACTTCTTTTGGCGTGTTTACTCAGTAAAAGTAAATATGTGGTAACACAATATTTTCGAAGTGAGgttatttattttcacagaaaGATCCTTTTAATCAAAGACAATGGTTATGGTTACTGGTTAAGAAGTGTCTGAAGTAAGCGATTTGCAGTTTGATGAATGTGTAGGCCTGTTCTTTTTGCACCACAGTACTTGCAATATGCTAAAATGATCTTATTCTGCTGAAAACTTTGGAATTGGGCTGTTTagaaaatagtctttttttctcaattttcttTAGGCTAACATATTTAACACCTAGGACCCTTGCCTGATTTCTTGCCAAAAGAACATACTAGATCTTGAAATAAACAGTAGGCTAACAcattatgattaatttaattaatataacattagctattattaaattattatattgttaaattaacaAATAGTATTACGTTAGACTCTCATAAAGCTTATAATGCAGATCAAGTTGTACATTCAAATcgttttattaaactttgtttcatattatcaTACGGACTACATTTTTGAATATTGTCCCAGGTACTGCTTTGCCtagcatttacaaaatatttgttattgGTGTGGtctaattaatgttaaattagTAATGTactcaattaaaacaaaatcGCGTATTTTGCAAATTCTGGACATACTGATATCACCAATCAGCATCAACCTCCAATAGCCTTCACAATCACAATTTATCAATAATTGATAAATACATTTtcgtaaaagtaggtttttaaatacttttctgCTTTCTGTGAACTTGTTCTTTCTGAGTCACTGTCTGTAGTCTCTAACCCTTACCGACATATATGCTCTCGTACCATACGACATGTCGCTATTCAAGCAGACacatattttatcaaaaacacattcaactcgttaatttaatataattttatagatGAATGTTACGGAATCACGAACAAATCAGTTTGTTCAGTTGATCAGTTTCATAACATATAGTTgtaccacaacaacaacaacaacaacaacaacaacaacaacagcaacaaaataaataaataaataaataaataatgagacgGGAAATGGTGGGATTttcattatgtttaatttaaaacaaaaataagaacacAAATGAAGCTGTTAAAAAGCTCATCAGGTGATCATCAAACTGTGCAGGAAAtaattattaggcttttttttttttttttttttaaactaagccTATTATTTACAGGCCTAATAGTTTAGTCTGGCTGGATGAGAGTGGAGAAAATTAGTCAACTGATACCCTGCCTGGAATATAGatgaaaatatagcctattttacCTTAGTGATTTGGTACCATTAATTTCACATGCTCCTGGTTTCATTTTACCAATGAGAACTCCAGACAAGGCTATTAATCAAAATCCTACATTAATGAAGGAATAACGATGCGCTGCAGTGCCCAATGGTCTTGGTTAATTTGATCATAGTTAGTATAGGAACTGTTCACTTGGTTCTGTATAAATTCTGGAGGCTGGAGCTATAGTGCCAGGACAGGATCATCATTCAAGAACACACATAAAACAACGGTAGCCTACTGATCAATAGCCCATATGTGGCTGCgtcacagtaaaaacattaattaggCTGTATTTAGCGCGTGGCAAGGCTCCTTTTATTCTGAATTAAGCCGCCCAAAGAAAGCCACAGTCTTCGTCCGCCTTTTCTGAAAACTCctgatatatattaaaattacatataagCTATTTATATTGACAAAATCTATAGTCTCCACAACACATATAATTTTCTTAAACACTGAAAAGAATGAAATTATTTTAGACAGGGATGGATATGGTGAATTGGGTACCCTAGGCAAAATGTAGGAACGgagccctatacatttgcacacactTACCAcagatcaaccttgaggttccttttttgttgtgatgcttgctgctgcacaaagATGCCCCATAGTTGTGTCCAATGTTCCTACATTTTTCATGTACATGTTATAATGGCGttctttcatgttgtagaccacgcagcaatttatttacagttgagatacaagttttcacaaaaataaaataaattataaaataatcaacTTCACAATTTagcctttttaaacttttttttttttaaagaaaagggatgagtcagaagtgTAAATTGTTAatctatattaattt encodes:
- the LOC109083083 gene encoding homeobox protein BarH-like 1; the protein is MMQHPLEIGAHYYPPDAHPDQRSHRYRSFMIEEILTEHPDHKISSPTGDLLKFGVHALLSARPYHNHLVLKADQTSILKFPVSPLSCSLGAPLGSALLSGPAGLQLGSSSHHLPLDLHLRGKLDPGADSVSKTKKGRRSRTVFTELQLMGLEKRFEKQKYLSTPDRIDLAESLGLSQLQVKTWYQNRRMKWKKVVLQGGGLESPTKPKGRPKKNSIPTSEQLSEQERIREADRLSDGAASSLSDVNQEE